The following are from one region of the Jeongeupia sp. USM3 genome:
- a CDS encoding YhcH/YjgK/YiaL family protein, with amino-acid sequence MYLGKLTHWPQQRAVLPDAVNRALEALAAHDLNTMPAGRYEIDGDRLFFMIQEMITQPFDAGRPEAHRRYADIQLLLAGEEGFGVAAPDPGLAVVDDFYDSRDIAFYVTPANEQRLNLQPGDFVVFYPGELHRPGRCVGESMTIRKVVVKIDRALLGL; translated from the coding sequence TGCTGCCCGATGCGGTCAACCGCGCCCTTGAGGCGCTGGCGGCGCATGACCTGAACACCATGCCGGCCGGCCGCTACGAGATCGACGGCGACCGGCTGTTCTTCATGATCCAGGAAATGATCACCCAGCCGTTCGACGCCGGCCGGCCCGAAGCGCACCGCCGCTACGCCGACATCCAGCTCTTGCTTGCTGGCGAGGAAGGCTTTGGTGTTGCTGCGCCCGATCCGGGGCTGGCCGTCGTCGATGATTTCTACGACAGCCGCGATATCGCGTTTTATGTGACGCCTGCAAACGAACAGCGCCTGAACCTGCAGCCCGGCGATTTCGTCGTGTTCTATCCGGGCGAGCTGCACCGGCCGGGCCGGTGCGTCGGCGAGTCGATGACGATCCGCAAGGTGGTGGTGAAGATCGACCGCGCCTTGCTCGGCCTGTAG
- the alaS gene encoding alanine--tRNA ligase: protein MKTAEIRQKFLDFFASKHHQVVASSPLVPNNDPTIMFTVAGMVQFKDCFLGFDKRSYTRATTSQKCLRAGGKHNDLENVGYTARHHTFFEMLGNFSFGDYFKRDAITFAWEFLTSDQWLNLPKDKLMVTVYASDDEAYDIWHKEVGLAAEKIVRIGDNKGAAYASDNFWTMGDTGPCGPCTEIFYDHGPSVAGGPPGSPDEDGDRYMEIWNNVFMQFNRDETGTLHPLPKPSVDTGMGLERLSTVLQGVHSNYETDLLAELVKAAARETGVPYSQDVPSLKVIADHIRACAFLVADGVLPSNEGRGYVLRRIIRRAVRHGYKLGQKNTFFHKLVDDLARVMGDAYPQLREGQARIEDALRAEEEQFARTLDIGMALLEKSIEGGKTVLDGKTAFTLHSTYGFPIDLTADICRERNLELDMAGYERELKEEQERGRAAGSFKMTAGLAYDGSASTFHGYTEVSTEATVIALYKGSEQVQQLAAGDEGVVVLDNTPFYAESGGQAGDVGEISVAGGLNALFDVTDTQKVKADVFGHQGKLARGSLKVGDSVTATIDLHKRHATQRNHSATHLLHAALRDVLGTHVEQKGSLITFERTRFDFSHPKALTAEEVARIEALVNHVVMANHAVDVGLMSYDDAIKAGAMALFGEKYGDEVRVLKMGEFSTELCGGTHVHRTGDIGFFKIVAEGGVAAGVRRVEAVTGEGALATVQALEGELKAATGIAGAQPGELVGKLEKLQAELKAAQKEAQLLKSQMAFGQLDQLVGLGMLTIKDVKVVVSNVEGVDGGTLREMSDKLMDRIGSGIAVLASAQDDKVSIIARVSKDLTGRIKAGEIANHVAAQVGGKGGGRPDMAQAGGTQPENLKEALKSVATWVEAKL, encoded by the coding sequence ATGAAAACCGCCGAGATTCGCCAGAAGTTCCTCGACTTCTTCGCCAGCAAGCACCACCAGGTCGTCGCCTCCAGCCCGCTGGTACCGAACAACGACCCGACCATCATGTTCACCGTGGCCGGCATGGTGCAGTTCAAGGACTGTTTCCTCGGTTTCGACAAGCGCAGCTATACCCGCGCCACGACCAGCCAGAAATGCCTGCGCGCCGGGGGAAAGCACAACGACCTCGAGAACGTCGGCTACACCGCGCGCCACCATACCTTCTTCGAGATGCTGGGCAATTTCAGCTTCGGCGACTACTTCAAGCGCGACGCGATCACCTTCGCCTGGGAATTCCTGACCAGCGACCAGTGGCTGAACCTGCCCAAGGACAAGCTGATGGTCACCGTCTATGCATCGGACGACGAGGCGTACGACATTTGGCACAAGGAAGTGGGCCTGGCTGCCGAGAAGATCGTCCGCATCGGCGACAACAAGGGCGCAGCGTATGCGTCGGACAACTTCTGGACGATGGGCGACACCGGCCCCTGCGGCCCGTGTACCGAAATCTTCTACGACCATGGCCCGTCGGTTGCCGGCGGCCCGCCGGGGTCGCCCGACGAGGACGGCGACCGCTACATGGAGATCTGGAACAACGTCTTCATGCAGTTCAACCGTGACGAAACCGGCACGCTGCATCCGCTGCCCAAGCCGTCGGTCGACACCGGCATGGGCCTCGAACGGCTCTCGACCGTGCTGCAGGGCGTGCACTCCAACTACGAGACCGATCTTCTCGCCGAGCTGGTCAAGGCCGCCGCACGCGAGACCGGCGTGCCGTACAGCCAGGACGTGCCGTCGCTGAAGGTCATCGCCGACCACATCCGTGCCTGCGCCTTCCTCGTCGCCGACGGCGTGCTGCCGTCCAACGAAGGCCGCGGCTACGTGCTGCGCCGGATCATCCGCCGCGCGGTGCGCCACGGCTACAAGCTCGGCCAGAAGAACACCTTCTTCCACAAGCTCGTCGACGACCTCGCCCGCGTGATGGGCGACGCCTACCCGCAGCTGCGCGAAGGCCAGGCCAGGATCGAGGACGCGCTGCGCGCCGAGGAAGAACAGTTCGCGCGCACGCTCGACATCGGCATGGCCCTGCTGGAAAAGTCGATCGAAGGCGGCAAGACCGTGCTCGACGGCAAGACCGCGTTCACGCTGCACAGCACCTACGGCTTCCCGATCGACCTGACCGCCGACATCTGCCGCGAGCGCAATCTCGAACTCGACATGGCCGGCTACGAGCGCGAACTGAAGGAAGAGCAGGAGCGCGGCCGCGCCGCCGGCAGCTTCAAGATGACCGCCGGCCTCGCCTATGACGGCAGCGCATCGACCTTCCACGGCTACACCGAAGTCAGCACCGAAGCCACGGTGATCGCACTCTACAAGGGCAGCGAACAGGTCCAGCAGCTCGCCGCCGGTGACGAAGGCGTCGTCGTGCTCGACAACACGCCGTTCTACGCCGAATCCGGCGGCCAGGCCGGCGACGTCGGCGAGATCTCGGTGGCCGGCGGCCTGAATGCGCTGTTCGACGTGACCGACACCCAGAAGGTCAAGGCCGACGTCTTCGGCCACCAGGGCAAACTGGCGCGCGGCAGCCTCAAGGTCGGCGACAGCGTCACCGCAACGATCGACCTGCACAAGCGCCACGCAACCCAGCGCAACCACAGTGCCACCCACCTGCTGCATGCCGCACTGCGCGACGTGCTCGGCACCCACGTCGAGCAGAAGGGCTCGCTGATCACGTTCGAGCGCACCCGTTTCGACTTCAGCCACCCGAAGGCGCTGACGGCCGAAGAAGTCGCCAGGATCGAGGCGCTGGTCAACCACGTCGTGATGGCCAACCACGCCGTCGACGTCGGCCTGATGAGCTACGACGACGCGATCAAGGCCGGCGCGATGGCGCTGTTCGGCGAGAAGTACGGCGACGAAGTACGCGTGCTGAAAATGGGCGAGTTCTCGACCGAACTGTGCGGCGGCACCCACGTCCACCGCACCGGCGACATCGGCTTCTTCAAGATCGTCGCCGAAGGTGGCGTCGCCGCCGGCGTGCGCCGCGTCGAAGCCGTCACCGGCGAAGGTGCACTGGCCACGGTGCAGGCGCTCGAAGGCGAACTCAAGGCCGCGACCGGCATCGCCGGCGCCCAGCCGGGCGAACTCGTCGGCAAGCTCGAGAAGCTGCAGGCCGAGCTCAAGGCCGCACAGAAGGAAGCACAGCTGCTCAAGAGCCAGATGGCCTTCGGTCAGCTCGACCAGCTGGTCGGTCTGGGCATGCTGACGATCAAGGACGTCAAGGTCGTGGTGTCCAACGTCGAAGGCGTCGACGGCGGCACGCTGCGCGAGATGAGCGACAAGCTGATGGACCGCATCGGCTCGGGCATTGCGGTACTGGCAAGCGCACAGGACGACAAGGTCAGCATCATCGCCCGCGTCTCCAAGGATCTGACCGGCCGGATCAAGGCCGGCGAGATCGCCAACCATGTCGCGGCACAGGTCGGCGGCAAGGGCGGCGGCCGTCCGGACATGGCGCAGGCTGGCGGTACGCAGCCGGAGAACCTGAAAGAAGCGCTCAAGAGCGTCGCGACCTGGGTCGAAGCCAAGCTCTGA
- a CDS encoding IS110 family transposase → MTSVALLGIDIGKHTFYLHGQDQHGHQVLRKKYSRRQLIDVLANTPVCTVVMESCAGAHWLARKLAESGHQVKLIAPQYVKPFLKGNKNDYNDAEAICEAAARPSMRFVAVKTPEQQTLSALHRLRESLIAHRTAAINQVHGFLLEFGVSLPIGMASIQRLPALLDDPVHALPPRLVQVLLRLHARIKGLSAEIKDIEAELARQLQDDDAGRRLLSIPGIGPISASALAAEAGDASQFKCGRDFAASLGLVPRQYSTGGKQTLLGISKRGDKHLRRLLVQGARAVMQRADRRDDALGAWLRGLLGRRHSNVVACALANKLARIVWAVLAKGGQYQPHPHAV, encoded by the coding sequence ATGACCTCCGTCGCACTGCTCGGTATCGATATCGGCAAACATACCTTCTACCTTCACGGCCAGGATCAGCATGGCCATCAGGTGCTGCGCAAGAAGTACAGCCGACGGCAACTGATCGATGTTCTGGCGAATACCCCGGTCTGCACCGTGGTGATGGAATCCTGCGCCGGGGCCCACTGGCTGGCGCGCAAGCTCGCCGAGTCCGGTCACCAGGTCAAGCTGATCGCGCCGCAATACGTGAAGCCCTTTCTCAAGGGCAACAAGAACGATTACAACGATGCCGAAGCAATCTGCGAGGCCGCTGCCCGGCCGTCGATGCGTTTCGTCGCCGTCAAGACGCCGGAGCAGCAAACGCTCTCGGCGCTGCACCGGCTGCGCGAATCGCTGATCGCCCACCGCACCGCCGCGATCAACCAGGTGCACGGCTTCCTGCTGGAATTCGGCGTGAGCCTGCCGATCGGCATGGCGAGCATCCAGCGCCTGCCGGCACTGCTGGATGATCCGGTTCACGCACTGCCGCCCCGGCTGGTGCAGGTGTTGCTGCGGCTGCACGCCCGGATCAAGGGGCTAAGCGCCGAGATCAAGGACATCGAGGCGGAGCTGGCTCGGCAACTGCAGGACGACGACGCCGGCCGCCGGCTGTTGAGCATTCCCGGCATCGGCCCGATTAGCGCCAGTGCGCTGGCCGCCGAGGCGGGTGACGCCTCGCAGTTCAAGTGCGGTCGCGACTTTGCGGCCTCGTTGGGGCTGGTGCCGCGGCAATACTCGACCGGCGGCAAGCAGACCTTGCTTGGCATCAGCAAGCGCGGCGACAAGCACCTCCGCCGGCTGCTGGTGCAAGGCGCCCGCGCAGTGATGCAACGCGCCGACCGGCGTGACGATGCGCTGGGCGCATGGCTGCGTGGCCTGCTCGGCCGCCGGCATAGCAATGTGGTGGCCTGTGCCTTGGCCAACAAGCTGGCGCGGATCGTCTGGGCAGTGCTGGCCAAGGGCGGGCAATACCAGCCCCACCCGCACGCAGTTTGA
- the recX gene encoding recombination regulator RecX, which yields MPPTTPTLRNRALGHLARREYARLELRQKLLPHADGDEAALDAILDDLVARGWLSDERFAEQWAHFRSQRYGPQRLRAELRQKGVADELIDAALADVADDEFAQARSQWQKKFGAPPQDAKERARQARFLAGRGFSLDVVYKVIGGEDDDSH from the coding sequence ATGCCCCCGACGACCCCGACCCTGCGCAACCGCGCCCTCGGCCATCTGGCACGGCGTGAGTACGCGCGCCTCGAACTGCGCCAGAAGCTGCTGCCGCACGCCGACGGCGACGAAGCCGCGCTCGACGCGATCCTCGACGACCTCGTCGCACGTGGCTGGCTGTCGGACGAACGCTTTGCCGAGCAATGGGCGCACTTCCGCTCGCAACGCTACGGCCCGCAACGGCTGCGCGCCGAGCTGCGGCAGAAAGGCGTAGCCGACGAACTGATCGACGCGGCACTGGCCGATGTCGCCGACGACGAATTCGCCCAGGCCCGGTCACAATGGCAGAAGAAGTTCGGCGCACCGCCGCAGGACGCCAAAGAACGCGCCAGACAGGCACGCTTCCTCGCCGGCCGCGGCTTCTCGCTCGACGTCGTCTACAAGGTCATCGGCGGCGAAGACGACGACAGCCATTAG
- a CDS encoding multidrug effflux MFS transporter translates to MSSSQRFHIPGWMLLLGILTAIGSVSIDMYLPAFPAIQQSLNASSGAVQLTLTTFFVGMLSGQLIYGPASDRFGRRRPLVAGLVLYSLASVGCMLAQSIEALMFWRFVQAIGACSGIVLARAIVRDRCDPREAARSFSMLMLIMGVSPILAPLLGSYVLQVSNWRVIFGINVAFGLACLIAVVATLKESRQPDPATSLNPFRVFRSYVEILRDRDFSVHAVSGGFAQAGLYAYLAGSPFVLIELFHLSPNAYSWVFCANAVGLIGASQINAALLKSNGIYTLLRHGLTATLAAAVLLAIAGAVTGSITMVLLLAGIFAFMTSLGFVNPNAAAASLANHPERAGSASSLLGTLQYGLATIATFAMGMIHDGTARPLAFAMALCGLIGWGINRRFARR, encoded by the coding sequence ATGTCCTCATCCCAACGTTTTCACATCCCCGGCTGGATGCTGCTGCTCGGCATCCTCACCGCGATCGGCTCGGTGTCGATCGACATGTACCTGCCGGCGTTTCCGGCCATCCAGCAAAGCCTGAACGCCAGCAGCGGCGCGGTACAGCTGACGCTGACGACCTTCTTCGTCGGCATGCTGTCCGGCCAGCTGATCTACGGCCCGGCCAGCGACCGTTTCGGCCGCAGACGGCCGCTGGTCGCCGGGCTGGTGCTGTATTCTCTCGCCTCGGTCGGCTGCATGCTGGCGCAGAGCATCGAGGCACTGATGTTCTGGCGCTTCGTCCAGGCCATCGGTGCGTGTTCGGGCATCGTGCTGGCGCGCGCGATCGTGCGCGACCGTTGCGATCCGCGCGAAGCCGCGCGCTCGTTCTCGATGCTGATGCTGATCATGGGCGTCTCGCCGATCCTCGCCCCGCTGCTCGGCAGCTACGTGCTGCAGGTATCGAACTGGCGGGTGATCTTCGGCATCAACGTCGCCTTCGGGCTCGCTTGCCTGATCGCCGTCGTCGCCACGCTCAAGGAAAGCCGCCAGCCCGATCCGGCGACCTCGCTGAATCCGTTCAGGGTGTTCCGCAGCTATGTCGAGATCCTTCGCGACCGCGACTTCAGCGTTCACGCGGTGTCCGGCGGTTTTGCCCAGGCCGGGCTGTACGCCTACCTCGCCGGCTCGCCCTTCGTGCTGATCGAGCTGTTCCACCTCAGCCCCAACGCTTACAGCTGGGTCTTCTGCGCCAATGCGGTCGGGCTGATCGGCGCATCGCAGATCAACGCCGCGCTACTCAAGAGCAACGGCATCTACACCTTGCTGCGCCACGGGCTGACGGCGACACTGGCCGCCGCCGTCCTGCTCGCCATCGCCGGTGCCGTCACCGGCAGCATCACCATGGTGCTGTTGCTGGCCGGCATTTTCGCGTTCATGACCAGCCTCGGCTTCGTCAACCCGAACGCCGCCGCCGCCTCGCTCGCCAACCATCCCGAGCGCGCCGGCAGCGCGTCCTCCTTGCTCGGTACGCTGCAGTACGGCCTCGCCACGATCGCGACCTTCGCGATGGGCATGATCCACGACGGCACGGCCCGGCCGCTGGCATTCGCCATGGCGCTGTGCGGGCTGATCGGCTGGGGCATCAACCGCCGCTTCGCCCGTCGCTGA
- a CDS encoding DUF1653 domain-containing protein, with protein MTPRPPLQTGRYRHYKNLNYEVIDVVRHSETTEWMVLYRAQYGDFGLWVRPYAMFFEQVVVNGEPVPRFAYVGPAE; from the coding sequence ATGACACCCCGCCCGCCGCTGCAGACCGGCCGCTACCGCCACTACAAGAACCTGAACTACGAAGTGATCGACGTGGTCCGGCACTCGGAAACCACCGAATGGATGGTGCTGTACCGCGCGCAGTACGGCGACTTCGGCCTATGGGTGCGGCCGTATGCGATGTTCTTCGAACAGGTCGTCGTCAACGGCGAACCGGTACCGCGCTTTGCCTACGTCGGCCCGGCCGAATGA
- a CDS encoding NAD(P)-dependent oxidoreductase, whose product MNIALIGATGYVGSKLLAEALARGHRVTALVQHPEKLQPHASLTGVAVKVQDTAALAAQLKGHDAVISAFSGHAQSDVLGYFVDGFKSIVAASKAAGVPRLLVVGGAGSLEVAPGVQLVDTPEFPEQWKASALGAREALNLLRAETALDWTLLSPSAMLQPGERTGAFRLGGDQLLVDADGNSMISVEDYAVAMIDELETPKHSRSRFTVGY is encoded by the coding sequence ATGAATATCGCCCTCATCGGTGCGACCGGCTACGTCGGTTCCAAACTGCTCGCCGAAGCCCTCGCCCGCGGCCATCGCGTCACCGCACTGGTCCAGCACCCGGAAAAACTGCAGCCACATGCCAGCCTGACCGGCGTCGCCGTCAAGGTTCAGGACACCGCAGCGCTGGCAGCACAACTCAAGGGCCACGACGCGGTGATCAGCGCCTTCAGCGGCCACGCCCAGAGCGATGTGCTCGGCTACTTCGTCGACGGTTTCAAGTCCATCGTCGCCGCAAGCAAGGCCGCCGGCGTTCCCCGCCTGCTGGTCGTCGGCGGTGCCGGCAGCCTCGAGGTCGCACCGGGTGTGCAGCTCGTCGACACGCCCGAGTTTCCCGAGCAGTGGAAAGCGTCGGCGCTCGGCGCCCGCGAAGCGCTGAACCTGCTGCGCGCCGAAACCGCCCTCGACTGGACGCTGCTGAGCCCGTCGGCGATGCTGCAACCGGGCGAGCGGACCGGCGCTTTCCGCCTCGGCGGTGACCAGTTGCTCGTCGACGCCGACGGCAACAGCATGATCTCGGTCGAGGACTACGCGGTCGCGATGATCGACGAGCTCGAAACACCGAAGCACAGCCGCAGCCGTTTCACCGTCGGCTACTGA
- the recA gene encoding recombinase RecA produces the protein MDDNKSKALAAALAQIERQFGKGSIMKMGENQIENDLQVVSTGSLGLDLALGVGGLPRGRIVEIFGPESSGKTTLCLHVVAEIQKLGGTAAYIDAENALDPIYAARLGVNVPEMLISQPDTGEQALEIADMLVRSGGVDIIVVDSVAALVPKAEIEGEMGDVHVGLQARLMSQALRKLTGNIKRTNTLVIFINQLRMKIGVMMPGQSPETTTGGNALKFYASVRLDIRRIGAVKKGDEIIGNQTKVKIAKNKVAPPFRIVTFDILYGEGISREGEIIEQGVAQKIVEKSGAWYSYNGNKIGQGMENSRQYLKDNPEVAAEIVAKVREKIGPVLPLDTGAAIDDDAEALAE, from the coding sequence ATGGACGACAACAAGAGCAAGGCGCTTGCCGCGGCACTGGCGCAGATCGAACGGCAGTTCGGCAAGGGCTCCATCATGAAGATGGGCGAAAACCAGATCGAGAACGACCTGCAGGTCGTGTCGACCGGCTCGCTGGGCCTTGACCTCGCGCTGGGCGTCGGCGGGCTGCCGCGCGGCCGCATCGTCGAGATCTTCGGGCCGGAATCGTCGGGCAAGACGACGCTGTGCCTGCACGTGGTTGCCGAAATCCAGAAGCTCGGCGGCACCGCCGCCTACATCGACGCCGAAAACGCGCTCGACCCGATCTACGCCGCCCGCCTTGGCGTCAACGTGCCGGAAATGCTCATCTCGCAGCCGGACACCGGTGAACAGGCGCTGGAAATCGCCGACATGCTGGTCCGCTCGGGCGGTGTCGACATCATCGTCGTCGACTCGGTCGCCGCGCTGGTGCCGAAGGCCGAAATCGAAGGCGAAATGGGCGACGTTCACGTCGGCCTGCAGGCGCGGCTGATGAGCCAGGCGCTGCGCAAGCTGACCGGCAACATCAAGCGCACCAACACGCTGGTGATCTTCATCAACCAGCTCCGGATGAAAATTGGCGTGATGATGCCCGGCCAGAGCCCGGAAACCACCACCGGCGGCAACGCGCTCAAGTTCTACGCATCGGTGCGCCTCGACATCCGCCGGATCGGCGCGGTGAAAAAGGGCGACGAGATCATCGGCAACCAGACCAAGGTCAAGATCGCCAAGAACAAGGTCGCCCCGCCGTTCCGCATCGTCACCTTCGACATCCTCTACGGCGAAGGCATTTCGCGCGAAGGCGAAATCATCGAACAGGGCGTCGCGCAGAAAATCGTCGAGAAATCGGGCGCCTGGTACAGCTACAACGGCAACAAGATCGGCCAGGGCATGGAGAATTCGCGCCAGTACCTGAAGGACAATCCGGAAGTGGCCGCCGAGATCGTCGCCAAGGTGCGCGAAAAGATCGGCCCGGTGCTGCCGCTCGATACCGGTGCGGCGATCGATGACGACGCCGAGGCACTGGCCGAATAA
- a CDS encoding LysR family transcriptional regulator, producing MAHDLNLLAAFAAVAETGSFTAAAERIGRPKSQLSLQVSRLEAELGVRLFTRTTRKVSLTEAGSALFDDCAPLLREMQAALERLDADRREPSGLLRLTVSAEYAATVLAPLIVGFLERYPKMEIDIVTASEQVDLVDARLDLAIRMGWLKDSSLRAVPLGDFGQWVVAAPDYLRRHGTPQTPADLAAHRWVALTLLRSPLQWTFAAPAGGDEAVRVKAALKVNSTAGLQGLVSAGAGLSTLPDFMVAEQVRIGQLTRVLSGYALPRAGIYAVYPDGRHVPAKVRAFIDHVRDALVAAP from the coding sequence ATGGCCCACGACCTGAACCTGCTGGCGGCGTTTGCCGCCGTCGCCGAAACCGGCAGCTTCACCGCCGCGGCCGAGCGCATCGGCAGGCCGAAGTCGCAACTGAGCCTGCAGGTCAGCCGGCTCGAGGCCGAACTGGGCGTGCGGCTGTTCACGCGGACGACGCGCAAGGTCAGCCTGACCGAGGCCGGCAGTGCCCTGTTCGACGACTGTGCACCGCTGCTGCGCGAGATGCAGGCGGCGCTCGAACGGCTCGACGCCGACCGGCGGGAACCGAGCGGGCTGCTGCGGCTGACGGTGTCGGCCGAGTATGCGGCGACGGTGCTGGCGCCGCTGATCGTCGGCTTTCTCGAACGCTATCCGAAGATGGAGATCGACATCGTCACTGCCAGCGAGCAGGTCGATCTGGTCGACGCGCGGCTGGATCTGGCGATCCGCATGGGCTGGCTCAAGGACTCGAGCCTGCGGGCTGTGCCGCTCGGTGATTTCGGCCAGTGGGTCGTCGCCGCACCGGATTACCTGAGACGGCACGGCACGCCGCAGACGCCGGCCGATCTGGCCGCGCACCGCTGGGTGGCGCTGACCTTGCTGCGTTCACCGCTGCAATGGACGTTTGCGGCACCGGCCGGCGGCGACGAAGCGGTCAGGGTGAAGGCGGCGCTGAAGGTCAACTCGACCGCCGGGCTGCAGGGGCTGGTGAGCGCCGGGGCAGGGCTGTCGACGCTGCCGGATTTCATGGTGGCCGAACAGGTCCGGATCGGCCAACTGACGCGGGTATTGAGCGGCTACGCGCTGCCGCGAGCCGGCATCTACGCGGTCTACCCCGATGGCCGGCACGTGCCGGCCAAGGTCAGGGCTTTCATCGACCACGTGCGCGATGCGCTGGTCGCAGCGCCCTAA
- a CDS encoding D-amino acid dehydrogenase: MRVIVLGAGVVGVTSAWFLAQAGHEVTVIDREPAAGLETSYANGGQISVCHAEPWANPKAPWKTLQWLGEEDAPLLFRLKMDPAQWRWGLRFLQECTPARARSNLQNLVRLGLYSRAQLQQLRADTGLHYDELSKGILHYYTDLADFEAAIPAAAAMREIGLDREVKNAAECIAIEPALAKSHLPIVGGTYTSTDESGDACIFTQELAELAAGQGVRFRYQTRIVRLHQAGGQIAGVDVEYDDDGDTVSETLHADAYLVCLGSYSPLLLKQVGITLDIYPAKGYSATIPIVDTDLAPTVSLTDDGYKLVFSRLGDRLRVAGTAEFNGYNLELNEVRCKALITRTSEIFPQIAGYGDAEFWCGLRPATPGNLPYIGRSRIGNLYLNTGHGTLGWTESCGSGHAIAELISGRRPEVDFPFL; this comes from the coding sequence ATGCGGGTGATCGTGCTGGGGGCTGGGGTGGTCGGCGTCACGTCGGCGTGGTTTTTGGCGCAGGCCGGGCACGAGGTGACGGTGATCGACCGCGAGCCGGCGGCCGGGCTGGAAACGAGCTACGCCAATGGCGGGCAGATCTCGGTCTGCCATGCCGAACCCTGGGCCAACCCGAAGGCGCCGTGGAAGACGCTGCAATGGCTGGGCGAGGAAGACGCGCCGCTGCTGTTCCGTCTGAAGATGGACCCGGCGCAGTGGCGCTGGGGCCTGCGCTTCCTGCAGGAGTGCACGCCGGCGCGCGCACGCAGCAACCTGCAGAACCTGGTGCGGCTCGGGCTCTACAGCCGTGCGCAGCTGCAGCAGCTGCGCGCCGATACCGGGCTGCACTACGACGAGCTCTCGAAGGGCATCCTGCACTACTACACCGATCTGGCCGATTTCGAGGCGGCGATCCCGGCCGCGGCGGCGATGCGCGAGATCGGGCTCGACCGCGAGGTGAAGAATGCGGCCGAATGCATCGCGATCGAGCCGGCGCTGGCGAAGAGCCACCTGCCCATCGTCGGCGGCACGTACACGTCGACGGACGAGTCGGGCGACGCCTGCATCTTCACGCAGGAACTGGCCGAGCTCGCGGCCGGCCAAGGCGTGCGCTTCCGCTACCAGACCCGCATCGTTCGGCTGCATCAGGCGGGCGGGCAGATCGCCGGTGTCGATGTCGAATACGACGACGATGGCGACACTGTGAGCGAAACGCTGCACGCCGACGCCTATCTGGTCTGCCTGGGCAGCTACAGCCCGCTCTTGCTGAAGCAGGTCGGCATCACGCTCGACATCTATCCGGCCAAGGGCTACTCGGCGACGATCCCGATCGTCGATACCGATCTGGCGCCGACGGTGAGCCTGACCGACGATGGCTACAAGCTGGTGTTCTCGCGTCTGGGCGACCGGCTGCGGGTGGCCGGCACGGCCGAATTCAACGGCTACAATCTCGAACTGAACGAGGTGCGCTGCAAGGCGCTGATTACGCGGACCAGCGAGATCTTCCCGCAGATCGCCGGTTATGGCGACGCCGAGTTCTGGTGCGGGCTGCGGCCGGCGACGCCGGGCAACCTGCCCTATATCGGCCGCAGCCGGATCGGCAACCTGTACCTGAACACCGGCCACGGTACGCTGGGGTGGACCGAATCGTGCGGTTCCGGCCATGCAATCGCCGAACTGATCTCGGGGCGTCGTCCCGAAGTCGATTTCCCGTTTTTGTAA
- the hslO gene encoding Hsp33 family molecular chaperone HslO, protein MTQDTLERFLFDDAPVRGEIVKLDASYREVLARHDYPPVLARLIGELMAAGTLLSATLKFEGTLVMQLHGTGAVRLLVVEVTSDNTIRAMARWDGDIPDVSLAELLGKDRRFMLTLDPDEGEAYQGIVGLEPGQGVAEIIEHYMKHSEQLDTRLWLACADGMSAGLMVQKMPAGHGDPDAWERIQMLAQTITPEEMLGLPVRDVLYRLFNEEQVRVFDPVMPRFACTCSRERVGGMLEMVGRDEVDHVLAEKGSVDVTCEFCGKGYHFDLVDVEQLFAGHGTAQIGGQLH, encoded by the coding sequence ATGACCCAAGACACGCTTGAACGTTTCCTTTTCGACGATGCGCCGGTGCGCGGCGAGATCGTCAAGCTCGACGCCAGCTACCGCGAAGTGCTCGCGCGTCACGACTACCCGCCGGTACTGGCGCGCCTCATCGGCGAGCTGATGGCGGCCGGGACGCTGCTGTCGGCGACGCTGAAGTTCGAAGGCACGCTGGTGATGCAGCTGCACGGCACCGGCGCGGTCCGGCTGCTGGTGGTCGAGGTGACCAGCGACAACACCATCCGCGCGATGGCGCGCTGGGACGGCGATATTCCCGACGTCTCGCTGGCCGAACTGCTCGGCAAGGACCGCCGCTTCATGCTGACGCTCGACCCGGATGAGGGCGAGGCGTATCAGGGCATCGTCGGCCTCGAACCGGGGCAGGGCGTGGCCGAGATCATCGAGCATTACATGAAGCACTCGGAGCAGCTCGACACGCGGCTGTGGCTGGCCTGTGCCGACGGCATGTCGGCCGGGCTGATGGTCCAGAAGATGCCCGCCGGCCACGGCGACCCGGATGCGTGGGAGCGGATCCAGATGCTGGCGCAGACGATCACGCCGGAAGAAATGCTCGGCCTGCCGGTGCGCGACGTGCTGTACCGGCTGTTCAACGAGGAGCAGGTCCGCGTGTTCGACCCGGTCATGCCGCGTTTTGCCTGCACGTGCTCGCGAGAGCGCGTCGGCGGCATGCTCGAGATGGTCGGCCGCGACGAAGTCGACCACGTGCTGGCCGAAAAGGGCTCGGTCGACGTCACCTGCGAGTTCTGCGGCAAGGGTTACCACTTCGATCTGGTCGACGTCGAACAGCTGTTTGCCGGCCACGGCACGGCGCAAATCGGTGGCCAGCTGCACTGA